The Leishmania panamensis strain MHOM/PA/94/PSC-1 chromosome 32 sequence genome window below encodes:
- a CDS encoding C-14 sterol reductase, putative (TriTrypDB/GeneDB-style sysID: LpmP.32.2450): protein MAKGSGAASKSVGNLLQPRTTTYEWGGPVGGFFMVLFLPTLVMALNSLCAGEQCGITQAMRLPALMTELVRGAWPMVPKAIGIELVWLAAHAVFSILPIGRLVHGGELRNGERLAYRMNAIHAFIISHVVLLGLHYTSIVSMAVVADLFHPLMIGAIFISFAMSVVLYAASFRRRNVLTALGGNSGNALYDFWIGRELNPRTGPLDWKLMCELRPGLIGWSIMNWAFVCKSVELGTVTPSIVLTALFESFYVLDGLLLEAGNLTMMDIVTDGFGFMLCFGDLAWLPFTYTLQTKYLVHHPAHLSPLHLCLCASLSVAGYVIFRGANTEKDRFRSNPKDPCVQHLHVMKTSKGKSLIISGYWGMCRHPNYVGDWLMALGWAAFSGTAELLPYFHPIYFGFLLMHRQLRDEQQMREKYGREDWNAFCRIVKYRLIPYLY, encoded by the coding sequence ATGGCGAAAGGGAGCGGTGCCGCTTCCAAGTCGGTGGGAAATCTTCTGCAGCCCCGCACGACCACCTACGAGTGGGGCGGCCCGGTTGGTGGCTTCTTCATggttctcttcctccccacaTTGGTTATGGCGCTGAACAGCCTCTGCGCTGGGGAGCAGTGCGGCATCACGCAGGCAATGCGGCTGCCTGCACTGATGACGGAGTTGGTGCGCGGTGCGTGGCCGATGGTACCGAAGGCGATCGGCATTGAGCTTGTGTGGCTCGCTGCCCACGCTGTATTTTCTATCCTCCCTATTGGCAGGCTCGTCCACGGTGGCGAGCTCCGCAACGGCGAGCGACTTGCCTACCGCATGAACGCCATCCACGCCTTCATCATCTCTCACGTCGTGCTTCTTGGCTTACACTACACCTCTATCGTGAGCATGGCCGTTGTGGCCGACCTCTTCCACCCCCTCATGATCGGTGCCATTTTCATCTCCTTTGCTATGTCGGTCGTGCTGTACGCGGCATCGTTCCGCCGTCGCAACGTACTCACAGCTCTTGGTGGCAACAGCGGGAACGCCCTGTACGACTTTTGGATCGGCCGCGAGCTGAACCCGCGCACCGGTCCGCTGGACTGGAAGCTGATGTGTGAGCTGCGTCCTGGTCTCATTGGCTGGAGCATTATGAACTGGGCATTTGTCTGCAAGTCGGTCGAGCTGGGCACCGTGACGCCAAGCATCGTGCTCACCGCACTCTTCGAATCCTTCTACGTGCTGGAcggcctgctgctggaggcgggAAATCTCACCATGATGGACATTGTGACGGATGGCTTTGGCTTCATGCTGTGCTTTGGTGACCTTGCGTGGTTACCGTTCACGTACACGCTGCAGACAAAGTACCTCGTTCACCACCCCGCGCACCTCTCGCCCTTGCatctgtgcctctgcgcctccCTTTCTGTTGCCGGCTACGTAATCTTTCGTGGCGCCAACACGGAAAAGGACCGCTTCCGCAGCAACCCGAAAGACCCGTGTGTTCAGCACCTGCACGTCATGAAGACCTCCAAGGGTAAGTCTCTCATCATCTCCGGGTACTGGGGCATGTGCCGGCACCCAAACTACGTCGGTGACTGGCTGATGGCGCTCGGCTGGGCGGCGTTCAGCGGCaccgcggagctgctgccatACTTCCATCCCATTTACTTTGGTTTCCTTCTCATGCACCGCCAGCTGCGTGATGAACAACAGATGCGGGAGAAGTACGGTAGGGAAGACTGGAACGCGTTCTGCCGCATCGTCAAGTACCGGCTTATCCCGTACCTCTACTAG
- a CDS encoding hypothetical protein (TriTrypDB/GeneDB-style sysID: LpmP.32.2460) has translation MFLVNASVAGACGALSGVVGKLAVESARVPLLVRSGGLYLQLDLATMEMVQAVVPWLLRIFLFLMNAVLTASMWRFYLKALSQGPTPVCQILNTGTNFVVSAVTGLVLFSEEVTLMWGVGALLIVIGLALVVSDPQVSV, from the coding sequence ATGTTCCTTGTGAACGCGTCTGTTGCCGGTGCTTGTGGCGCGCTCTCAGGTGTGGTCGGGAAGCTTGCCGTGGAGTCTGCGCGTGTTCCGTTGTTGGTGCGGAGCGGTGGCCTCTACCTACAGCTCGATCTGGCCACCATGGAGATGGTACAGGCCGTCGTTCCATGGCTGCTGCGTATCTTCCTTTTCCTAATGAACGCCGTTCTGACAGCGTCCATGTGGCGCTTCTACTTGAAGGCGCTCTCGCAAGGTCCGACACCAGTTTGCCAGATCTTGAATACCGGAACGAACTTTGTCGTCAGCGCTGTGACTGGGCTTGTGCTCTTTTCAGAGGAGGTGACGCTGATGTGGGGTGTCGGGGCGCTGCTGATTGTCATAGGcctggcgctggtggtgtcCGATCCGCAGGTCAGCGTGTGA
- a CDS encoding aquaporin-like protein (TriTrypDB/GeneDB-style sysID: LpmP.32.2500) — protein MRAPQRDADTSAEEKSFLARQISLIRLTRYQAKFMCEGLGTFIFSLTIALAEMNCGNLAIDGKVHTRNLAPIAGGLMLCVLIFTFGYISGGHFNPAVTFAVVMIRGIRVEEAMSYWVAQVVGALIGAGLSILVNGTARHFPAPQVAQNTAEHIFSAFIAEAVFTMLLVTVVLHVVYSQQHRNDYYGLAIGMCFLASQYAIGGVSGGAFNPAVATGLQVAKFIAAGYVTQLTYLWLYWAAPACGAVGAAFLFTMTHPVPKDDEEEARQQRAARNLYSAS, from the coding sequence ATGCGCGCCCCGCAGAGGGACGCCGACACAAGTGCCGAGGAGAAGTCGTTCCTCGCCCGTCAGATTTCGCTGATCCGACTGACTCGCTACCAGGCAAAGTTTATGTGCGAGGGCCTCGGCACGTTCATTTTTTCGCTGACCATCGCGCTGGCGGAGATGAACTGCGGCAACCTCGCGATAGATGGCAAGGTCCACACGCGCAACCTCGCCCCTATTGCAGGGGGGCTCATGCTTTGCGTGCTTATCTTCACGTTCGGCTACATCTCTGGTGGCCATTTTAATCCGGCTGTCACCTTTGCTGTTGTCATGATTCGCGGCATACGAGTCGAAGAGGCGATGTCGTATTGGGTGGCTCAGGTGGTAGGCGCTTTGATCGGTGCGGGGCTGAGTATCCTTGTGAACGGTACAGCGCGGCACTTTCCTGCGCCACAGGTGGCACAGAACACGGCTGAGCACATCTTCAGCGCCTTTATCGCGGAGGCTGTGTTCACAATGTTGCTCGTGACAGTGGTACTGCACGTTGTCTACTCACAGCAACACAGAAATGACTACTACGGCTTGGCGATTGGGATGTGCTTCCTTGCCTCGCAGTACGCCATTGGCGGCGTGTCGGGTGGCGCCTTCAACCCAGCGGTCGCCACGGGTCTGCAGGTGGCCAAGTTCATCGCGGCCGGCTACGTCACACAGCTCACATATCTCTGGTTGTACTGGGCAGCGCCTGCCTGCGGCGCTGTTGGGGCGGCGTTTCTATTTACGATGACCCACCCCGTGCCGAAAGatgacgaggaagaggcacggcagcagcgcgcagcgcGCAATCTCTACAGCGCTAGCTGA
- a CDS encoding cytochrome-b5 reductase, putative (TriTrypDB/GeneDB-style sysID: LpmP.32.2470), with amino-acid sequence MVKFLSFGVAAALGAAFHTYTSSQRLVAECAAKTDVFTTKFKPFVLGEVLNLAEDVAIFRFLLHDPSDTFDLVPCSTLQAHFKEGSNMVDQPMRFYTPITPNGTKGYFDLLVKKQRPGRFTEHLFSMDVGESLLFRVVQYKLMYRKNRWTDVGMICGGTGLCPILQFMNASLDTEGDSTKLSMLFANRSENKILLKGLLDEKAREHKDRLQIFYTVDSFDDPNMTSNPVYKKGTPLTVDVEKQPSTSPDGRKYFHGFRGYIDVPMLQATMPKPSPSTLLLVCGPDPMMVKVVGAAPMVLRAMSGGLAYQPSGAVLNNAADVSGFLGSLGYEKEMVYRF; translated from the coding sequence ATGGTCAAATTTCTGTCCTTTGGCGTGGCCGCCGCCCTCGGTGCTGCCTTCCACACCTACACCTCTTCCCAGCGCCTGGTGGCGGAGTGCGCCGCAAAGACGGACGTCTTCACTACCAAGTTCAAGCCGTTTGTGCTGGGCGAGGTGCTAAACTTGGCTGAGGATGTGGCCATCTTCCGTTTTCTGCTACACGATCCGAGCGATACCTTTGACCTCGTGCCGTGCAGCACACTCCAGGCCCACTTCAAGGAGGGCTCGAACATGGTCGATCAGCCCATGCGCTTCTACACCCCCATCACACCGAACGGGACAAAAGGCTATTTTGACCTTCTCGTGAAAAAGCAGCGGCCAGGCCGTTTTACCGagcacctcttctccatgGATGTCGGGGAGTCGTTGCTGTTCCGCGTCGTTCAGTACAAGCTGATGTATAGGAAGAATCGCTGGACCGATGTAGGCATGATCTGTGGCGGCACAGGCTTGTGCCCTATTCTCCAGTTCATGAACGCCTCTCTGGACACAGAGGGCGATTCAACGAAACTCAGTATGCTTTTCGCCAACCGCTCAGAGAATAAGATCCTGCTCAAGGGCTTGCTTGATGAAAAGGCCCGCGAGCACAAGGATCGCCTGCAAATCTTCTACACAGTGGACAGCTTCGACGATCCGAACATGACCTCAAACCCTGTGTACAAGAAAGGGACTCCCCTCACGGTGGACGTCGAGAAGCAGCCCAGCACGAGTCCTGATGGCAGGAAGTATTTCCACGGCTTCAGGGGTTACATTGACGTGCCCATGTTGCAGGCGACGATGCCGAAGCCGTCACCGTCGACGCTGCTTCTCGTCTGCGGGCCCGACCCGATGATGGTAAAGGTGGTCGGTGCAGCGCcgatggtgctgcgcgccatGTCCGGCGGGCTCGCTTACCAGCCCTCCGGTGCGGTACTGAACAACGCCGCGGACGTCTCCGGGTTTCTCGGCAGCCTGGGCTacgagaaagagatggtCTACCGCTTCTAA
- a CDS encoding hypothetical protein (TriTrypDB/GeneDB-style sysID: LpmP.32.2490), with amino-acid sequence MSSELGLARYFNGLAAGDEMAELIRGLHSSIWRCYQDCLQRPVAVQVPASSVSANGAGGGVGAFANESAEHSSRSDDVPLRGSSLGNAGTRFTSPANQSDGAEAVLPIAAPAKPTPIPRGRLKAALRRQYWAATKAAMLFAVESPSVAEEATALHCSNIARSLLYNYYYPSDNRDIASSSPHARATLGIAPVISTLQQGEVRWVLSDTRIVELARKELKANRVDGAVCGWQRALALLRQVDPTPLTSAVELELYRRTDGHHWAEALGCLWRIKPAHWTEMDVAAAVRCLYSAGRRRHQESSVSMSPDGAEGATTEGGESTSPASNTVFVARLTAQALRIHHAVETAGVLRWSTSSTFNDTLGLIAFGTAGWQDACVLLDKLLASAAAGARSRDPDLKQNAARGVVGTGRGEKAVRSEQHRTGGEAAADDESLLAPTSDESKFMSQGEDTSVTAYSQQRAPSPVSLYHFARANAVTVHQTCRAFRSRWDVGLRYVQLLQEAFADTLNLSSDTAATEDVLRLCIAGQQWEAALRLVTAHKAAMADGAEGERLPAVVQDGSSIAAALKGHAAAVAAAPKRATLSQHRRHYRPDVFVQLVSLLGSVQASRWAAYDLIHRYAAPGAALSTAAVNLDRRNSTTVGLRLSKHYNTNTLSRAYNCLVQNADTLDAAQQVLEQVRCFQSPAREGSSVVTQDKKSCPGGNADRQLRDLDAELVGLETESVAHITYLSAVAGDWCRALHHANALLHEPRYRSTFFPTARLHDAVQYALEQASSPGPSWQVSLQLFTEMMERNVPISEVSFQSAVKRCFSGRVPDQAQKLFYFVLRKGVRP; translated from the coding sequence ATGTCTTCTGAGCTGGGACTCGCGCGTTACTTTAACGGGCTGGCCGCAGGGGATGAGATGGCTGAGCTGATCCGAGGCCTGCACTCCTCGATCTGGCGGTGCTACCAAGACTGCCTACAACGCCCTGTAGCTGTACAGGTGCCGGCTTCATCGGTGTCGGCGAATGGAGCTGGGGGCGGCGTGGGGGCGTTTGCCAATGAATCCGCCGAGCATTCGTcgcgcagcgacgacgtGCCATTAAGGGGGTCGTCTTTAGGGAATGCTGGCACTCGATTTACGAGCCCCGCAAACCAAAGCGACGGCGCGGAGGCGGTCCTGCCGATTGCCGCTCCTGCAAAGCCCACCCCAATTCCACGAGGCAGGCTGAaggcggcgttgcgtcggcAGTACTGGGCGGCCACCAAGGCCGCCATGCTCTTCGCAGTCGAGAGTCCCTCCGTAGCTGAGGAGGCGACCGCGCTTCACTGCTCCAATATCGCACGCTCTCTCCTGTACAATTACTACTACCCTAGTGACAATAGAGACATTGCAAGCAGCTCACCACATGCGCGCGCGACGCTTGGAATCGCACCGGTCATCTCAACCCTGCAGCAGGGAGAGGTGCGGTGGGTGTTGAGTGATACGCGCATCGTTGAGCTCGCCAGgaaggagctgaaggcgAATCGAGTCGACGGCGCTGTCTGCGGGTGGCAACGCGcccttgcgctgctgcgccaggtTGACCCTACCCCACTCACCTCGGCTGTGGAGCTGGAGCTCTACCGTCGCACCGACGGCCACCACTGGGCCGAGGCGCTGGGCTGCCTCTGGCGCATCAAGCCCGCTCATTGGACGGAGATGGACGTGGCGGCCGCAGTACGGTGTCTCTACTCTGctggccgccgtcgccatcagGAGAGCAGCGTTTCTATGAGCCCTGATGGGGCCGAAGGGGCTACCACAGAGGGTGGTGAGAGCACCTCGCCTGCCTCCAACACCGTCTTTGTGGCACGACTgacggcgcaggcgctgcgcatccaCCACGCTGTGGAGACGGCAGGGGTGCTGCGATGGAGCACCTCATCTACCTTTAACGATACACTGGGCCTTATCGCATTCGGCACGGCGGGGTGGCAAGATGCATGTGTGCTACTCGATAAGCTGCTTGCcagcgcggctgctggagcacGCTCTCGAGACCCAGACCTGAAGCAGAATGCCGCGAGAGGAGTCGTAGGCACGGGTCGTGGCGAGAAGGCGGTGCGcagtgagcagcaccgcacaggtggcgaagctgctgctgacgatgAGTCGCTTCTGGCGCCAACTTCCGACGAAAGCAAGTTTATGTCTCAAGGTGAAGATACATCGGTGACAGCTTACTCACAGCAGCGTGCACCGTCCCCTGTGTCGCTCTACCACTTTGCACGAGCCAATGCGGTGACAGTGCATCAGACATGTCGAGCGTTTCGGTCCCGCTGGGATGTGGGGCTGCGCTatgtgcagctcctccaagAAGCCTTTGCCGACACTCTCAATCTTTCATCCGACACCGCGGCAACGGAAGATGTGCTCCGATTGTGCATTGCAGGTCAGCAATGGGAGGCCGCGCTGCGGCTCGTGACAGCTCATAAAGCAGCGATGGCCGATGGCGCCGAAGGAGAGCGCTTGCCTGCAGTCGTGCAggatggcagcagcatcgctgcAGCCTTGAAGGGTcacgcggctgctgtggctgcggcgccgAAAAGAGCAACACTGTCTCAACACCGTCGGCACTACCGTCCAGATGTCTTTGTACAGCTGGTGAGCCTGCTCGGGTCTGTGCAGGCGTCCCGCTGGGCTGCGTATGACCTGATTCATCGTTACGCGGCACCCGGTGCTGCTCTGTCGACAGCTGCTGTCAACCTCGACAGGCGCAACAGCACCACGGTGGGGTTAAGACTATCAAAGCATTACAACACAAACACCCTCTCACGCGCGTACAACTGCCTCGTACAGAATGCGGACACCCTCGATGCAGCCCAGCAGGTGCTTGAGCAGGTCCGGTGTTTTCAATCGCCGGCGCGGGAAGGAAGTAGCGTGGTCACTCAAGACAAGAAAAGCTGCCCAGGGGGCAATGCAGATCGGCAGCTTCGCGATCTGGATGCTGAGCTGGTTGGACTAGAGACTGAATCGGTGGCACACATCACCTACTTATCAGCCGTCGCGGGCGATTGGTGCCGCGCACTACACCACGCGAACGCACTCCTCCACGAGCCGCGCTATCGCTCCACCTTCTTTCCGACAGCTCGCCTGCATGATGCCGTGCAGTACGCCCTCGAGCAGGCGTCCTCTCCCGGACCCTCGTGGCAGGTATCTCTACAGCTCTTCACAGAAATGATGGAGCGCAATGTCCCCATCTCTGAGGTCTCTTTTCAGTCCGCGGTGAAGCGCTGCTTTTCTGGCAGGGTGCCCGATCAGGCGCAGAAGCTCTTTTACTTTGTCTTACGCAAAGGTGTGCGACCGTAA
- a CDS encoding hypothetical protein (TriTrypDB/GeneDB-style sysID: LpmP.32.2480) — protein sequence MAFNAFASSATLGFGGGSTPAGGFGFGNLGSVASTAPPGAGGFSATATSVPPLGFNFSAGASTSAASAPAPTGSTIGLGGFGAGNAASPSGPSASGFSTALQPPANTATPFGTSGFGPEAAASAAAPGTAAPAASTPFATASTLAAPISGGGGFGGTTTSAAAAPFSGFSTTTSTTLAAPVDATPATAPASALPASGAFGFAVAPAASAPTAKAPVGFGAFGGATAAATPSADGAKTSSNGGFGLSTGIGAALNAASPLGDGGTSGLAAAPASFGGKSLSLAPAPAAAPATGEFGVTLANPTSAGAGAGAAAAATLPAAGCGFNFGNTGAETASSDAAKAVGATASSAATASPPAAATGGSTVFTAAGATSSETRAEKAPLLSTAAAAAASPSQEFGGKGLGAVLRKLDIDVALDQRNFADLARHVVARDRQIMARGRELTEVQSVVKDALTAAKSAEATLAECKQRQAVLSEYLQSLEDKVQPYYAQWEQQQQHHSTDPRGVDQQRAVTYDNVIALLEEVQGVEEKVGRAIRQHNHSRNELLGLSEIEGTMRLIDGQLCALQCCSALASALELELDRLLGKAA from the coding sequence ATGGCGTTTAACGCATTTGCGAGTTCGGCAACGCTGGGCTTTGGTGGCGGGTCGACTCCGGCTGGGGGATTCGGCTTTGGCAATTTAGGAAGTGTTGCTTCCACCGCACCTCCTGGAGCTGGCGGCTTCAGCGCTACCGCCACCTCAGTCCCGCCTTTGGGGTTCAACTTTAGCGCTGGCGCATCGACTTCTGCTGCatcggcaccggcaccgaCTGGGTCGACTATCGGCTTGGGAGGATTCGGCGCTGGCAATGCGGCATCTCCGTCCGGCCCGTCGGCTAGCGGCTTCTCAACAGCTCTGCAGCCCCCAGCGAACACAGCGACACCGTTTGGTACTAGCGGATTCGGTCCTGAAGCGGCTGCTTCAGCGGCTGCGCCAGGAaccgcagctccagcagcctCTACGCCGTTTGCCACTGCGAGCACCCTGGCTGCACCAATCTCTGGAGGGGGTGGCTTTGGTGGCACGACAaccagcgcggcagcagctccattCAGCGGCTTCAGCACAACTACGAGCACCACCCTCGCTGCTCCCGTTGATGCCACCCCTGCCACTGCACCAGCAAGTGCGTTACCGGCCTCAGGAGCCTTTGgctttgctgttgctccgGCTGCTTCAGCGCCGACTGCAAAGGCACCGGTGGGCTTCGGGGCATTCGGTGGTGcaactgctgcagcgacgccttCTGCTGACGGTGCCAAGACATCCTCCAACGGAGGGTTTGGGCTTAGCACCGGCATCGGCGCCGCCCTCAATGCCGCTTCCCCActcggtgacggcggcacgAGCGGTCTTGCGGCTGCTCCAGCCAGCTTCGGTGGTAAGAGCTTGTCCCTGGCACCagcccctgctgcagctcctgcaaCTGGAGAGTTCGGCGTGACGTTGGCTAATCCGACCtcggctggtgctggtgctggtgctgctgctgctgcgacccTACCCGCCGCTGGTTGTGGTTTCAACTTCGGCAACACAGGCGCTGAAACAGCGTCATCCGATGCAGCAAAGGCCGTCGGTGCCACAGCGTCTTCCGCAGCAACGGCGTctcctccggcagcggccacAGGTGGAAGCACCGTGTTCACTGCGGCGGGTGCGACATCCTCGGAGACAAGGGCTGAGAAGGCGCCACTCTTGtcgaccgcagcagctgccgccgcctcgccgtcgcaggAATTTGGTGGAAAGGGCCTCGGTGCGGTTCTACGCAAACTGGATATTGACGTCGCCTTAGATCAGAGGAACTTCGCCGACCTTGCCCGCCACGTCGTCGCACGCGACCGACAGATCATGGCACGTGGTCGAGAGTTGACCGAGGTTCAGTCAGTCGTGAAGGATGCCTTGACAGCGGCAAAAAGCGCTGAGGCGACATTGGCGGAGTGCAAGCAACGGCAAGCAGTCCTCTCTGAGTACTTGCAATCTCTGGAAGACAAAGTGCAGCCATACTACGCGCagtgggagcagcagcagcagcaccattcGACAGACCCTCGCGGTGTggaccagcagcgcgcagtCACGTACGACAACGTTATAGCGCTGCTAGAAGAGGTTCAgggcgtggaggagaaggtggggCGTGCTATACGCCAGCACAATCACTCGCGCAACGAGCTGCTGGGTCTGAGCGAGATTGAGGGGACGATGCGGCTGATCGACGGGCAGCTGTGTGCACTGCAATGCTGCTCGGCGCTGGCCTCTGCGCTAGAGTTGGAGCTTGATCGTCTGCTTGGTAAAGCGGCGTAG